The sequence below is a genomic window from Rhodospirillales bacterium.
TGCCTAACGGGTTACCTACGCGGCTCCGCCCCGGATTTGCGGAGGGTATCTTGCATTGGTGAACCGTATCGGGACTGCTACAACCGACCATAAGCCTCTTCGAACATAAATTTCTTCTAATACAAGAAGGAGTACAAGACGTATGTCATCCCCCACCAGAGACAGAGTACTACGCCACATCGACGTTGTCGGCCAGATGCAGCCAGCTCTGCACAAGCAGACGCACGCGCCGGCCCCCGATCAAATCGATCACACCCTCTTCAGGGCCTATACGCGGATGCCGCACGACGTTGGCGGCGAGCCGGATGTGCCCATCACCTGGGAAGAGAAGGAGGAGGAACAGTGGGAGCTCAATACCTTCGCCACATGCGAATGCCTGGCTTGGCGCGGTGTCTGGAACGCCGAGGAGCGGCGCCGCCGGCAAAACGTCGATCTCGGTCAGACGCAGTATCTCGGTCTGCCGTATTACGGGCGGTGGCTGTTGACCGCCGCGCGGATCATGGTGGACAAGCAATATGTCACGCTCACCGAGTTGGTCAACAAGATTGATGAAGTGAAAAAGCGCCATGAGCACAAGTAAGCACGATAGAACTCACCACGCCAAAAAAGCCACCGGGATCGGCGATCCCCAGTGTTTCAAGGGTGAAGCCGGTAAGGCCAAGTTCAAGGTCGGCGACCGTGTGCGGGTCAAGGATCTGTCCGATGTCTTCTACAGCCGGACCCAGACCTACCCTCGTGGCGCGGTTGGTACCGTGACCGTACTGGTCTACGAAAGCCCCGCTCCGGAAGACGAGGCGTGGGACAACACGGACAAGTCCGAATGGTTCTACAGCGTGAAATTCCGGCAGAAGGATCTTTGGCCGGATTATCCCGATCTGTACGCAAACGATACGCTAGAGACCGAGTTATCCGAGCGCTGGCTGGAGAAGGCATAGCCTGACCGGCGGACGCCGAACAAAAGGACAAGCACAAATGTCAGATAAACACGAACCCGCGCCGATGGTTAATGAAGTCAGCGACTTCGAGGTGCTCGAAATGGCCGTGCGCGAACTGGCCATTGAGAAAGGGCTTTTCTCCGCCGAGGACCATCGGCGCTGGACGGAATACGTCCACACCCTCGGTCCCCTGCCCGCGGCGCGCCTGGTCGCCAAGGCGTGGCTGGATCCCGCGTACAAGAAGCTGGCGGTGACCGACGGGGTCAAGGCCAGCCTGCAAGTCGGCGTCGACTGGATCAACAGCCCGCCGACCGGCTTCGGCACTCCAAGCGACTACTGCGCCCTGCGCGTGCTCGAAGACACACCCAAGCTGAAGCACGTGGTGGTATGCACGCTCTGCTCGTGCTATCCGCGGCCGATCCTCGGCCAGTCGCCGGAGTGGTATCGAACCCCGAATTACCGCCGCCGCCTGGTGCGCTGGCCGCGTCAGGTGCTTGCGGAATTCGGCCTGCAACTGGACCCGGACGTGGAAATTCGGGTCGCGGACTCCAACCAGAAGACCCGTTACATCGTGCTGCCGGTGAGACCCGCCGGTACGGAAGGCTGGACCGAGGACCAGTTGACCGCGATCGTGACGCGGGATTGCCTGATCGGCGTGGCGGTGCCGAAACCCGGGGTCACGGCGAATGCCAAGCGCCCCGTGCGCCCCGCGGTACACCCGGTGCATCACAGTCACTGACGGAGCGAGTCGTGACCGGATGGGGCTCCAAAGATGAAGGATAAAGATAAAGGCTCCGAAACCGGCCGGCAGGGGACGGATACGACTCCCGTTCCCCTGCTCGAGGCGATCAGCAGTCGCGGGAGGGTGTGGGAGGATTTGGCCGAGCAATACGGCGTGACTAACCCCGACCCGCCCTGGAAGATTACCCTGGATGCGACGTGTGATCTGCTCGCCGCCGGCTCCTGCGTGCTGCCCGTGCTCGAACGTCGCGCCGAAGAGGACGATCTCTCCGCGACGAATTACGCGGACATCCCCTTCCCGGAGCGACAGCTTCTGGCGCTGGCGCACTCGTTGATCCGGCGAGGGCTGTTGGACGAGGACGAACTCGCGCGACGAATGGAAGAGGTCAACCGGCGTCTCAACAGCTGACCTCGACCGGCGTCAAACAATAATAACGAGCGCGTGATGCTGGCTCGCTTCTGGGAGTTTCATGGGAAAGCAACGTAACAGCGGAGGCAACGACGAATTCCGCGACCGACACTCACTCGCGTACGGCCGGGGGGCGGCCGAGCGGGGAGGGACGGCTCGCGTCCGGAACGGCACCGCCATCGTTGAATCTCATGCGTCCGCGTGCGTGAAGCACGATCGTTCATCTTTAGATCGGGGAATCGAGTCGTGACCATCCGCGGCGTGGAAATCAAGATACGGAATTTGACTCATCGATACTCCTCGAAGGCGCCGCTGACGTTCGAGCGGGTCGATATCGAGGCCAAGCGCGGCGAAGCGCTGGTCATCATCGGCCGCTCCGGTTGCGGCAAGTCGACTTTGCTGCACATTCTTGCCGGTCTGATGCGTTCGTCGGATGGCACGATCCATCTCGACAGCGAGCGCGTCACCGGCCCGTCGCCGCGTTGGGTGATGATGTTCCAGGCGCCGCACCTTTTTCCCTGGATGACGGTGGAGCGCAACGTCGGCATCGGCCTCCGTTTTGGCGGTTGGCCCAAGAACGAAATCCGCGAGCGTGTTGCCAAGGCCATCAGCCTGGTCCATCTCGACGAATTCGCCGCCAACAACGTGCAAGACCTGTCCGGCGGCCAGCAGCAGCGCGTCGCGCTCGCCCGCTCGCTGGTGATGGAGCCGGAACTGCTTCTGCTCGACGAGCCGTTCTCGGCCCTCGATGCCTTCACCCGCGCCGCCCTGCAGAAGGACGTGCGCTCGATCGCCAAGGAGCTGGGCATCAACTTGGTGATGGTCACCCACGATATCGACGAAGCGGTCATCATGGCCGACCGCGCCCTGGTGATGGCGGGCAAGCCCGGCAAGATCGTCCACGACATGACGATCAATCTTCCCGATCCGCGCGACCGTCTCGATCCGGCCGTGCAGGCCCTGCGCGCGCGCCTGATGCAAATTTTCCACGACGCGACCCACGGCCCCGGTTCCGGCAAGGCCGTGGACAACAACAACCAGTCCGAAACCGTAGTAGGGGCGCCTCCCCCCGCGCGCCTGAGGCGATAGCAAAACCGGCCCCTTAAACAGGAAGGAGTCACGCAATGAAATCGCTTTATGACAAGCACGGCGACGGCATCAACGACCCTAATCTGTACATCGAATACGATCCTCTGTTCGAAGGCGTACTGGGCACGGGCATCAACCGGCGCGATCTGCTGGCGGCGGGCGGTCTGGCCGCGCTGAGCGGCAGCCTGCCGATGCCGTCCTTCGCCCAGGAGAAGAAATTCAATCCGGTGGTCAAGATTTGCTACATCCCGATCACCGACGCGGCGGCCCTGCTGATTGCGCATGAACTGGGGCTGTTCAAGAAAGAAGGTCTCGAATCCGAGGCGCCGACGCTGATCCGCGGCTGGTCGCCGCTGGTCGAGGCTTTCGCGGCGCACCGCTACAATCTGACCCACATGCTGATTCCGATCCCGATCTGGATGCGCTACAACAACAAGTATCCGATCAAGATCACGGCGTGGGATCACACCAACGGTTCCGCCATTGTCGTCAGTGAAAAGAGCGGCATTAAGACTCCGAAGGATTTCGGCGGCAAGCAGTTCGCGGTGCCATTCTGGTACTCGATCCACAACATCGTTTCGCAGCGGATCATGAAGGCCGCCGGCATCAAGCCGGTGATCAAGCCGCAAGACGCGAAGCTGGCTCCGGATGAGTGCAACTACGTGGTCCTGCAGCCCCCGGCGATGCCGCCCGCGCTCGCGGCCGGCACCATCGACGGCTATTGCGTGGCCGAACCGTTCAACGCGCTCGGCGAACTCAAGGCCGGCGGCCGGGTGTTGCGCTTCACCGGCGACGTCTGGAAGGGCCATCCCTGCTGCGTCGTGGTCATGCACGAGGCCGACGCCATGGACCCGGATCGCGCGGCCTGGGCGCAGGCCGTGCACAACGCCGTCATCGCGGCGCAGATCGTTCTCGCCGAAAACCGGCAGGAAATGGCGGACCTGATGTCGGCCGACGGCAAGAACTACCTGCCGTTCCCGAAGGAAGTAGTCCGCCGCGCGATGATGTTCTATGACCCGGCCTACTATAAGAATCCGCAGGCCATCAAGCATCCGGAATGGGGTCAGGGCCGGATTAACTTCCAGGGCTGGCCGTTCCGGTCCGCGACCGAATTGGTGACCAAGGATCTGAAGGAGACGGTGATCACGGGCGACGCGCGCTTCCTCGAGACTCTCACTCCTCAGCACGTCGCCAACGATCTCGTCAATTATAACTTCGTCAAGAAGGCGCTGGAAGCAAATCCGAAATGGCGGAATGACTTGAGCGTTCCGCAATCGGGCGATCCCTTCACCCGCGTGGAGACGTTCCAACTGTGAGCAATGGCGTCGTATCCGCCGCGATGGGCGAGGTAAACCTCGGGGGGCAGCCCGCGCCGGGCGGCGCTGCCCCCGTCACCTCGCTCAAACCTCGTTTGAAGGACGCGGGGCGGCGCCTGTTCAATTGGGTCGCGGGCCTGGCGATTTTGTTCGCGCTGTGGTGGTTCGGCGCTTACCTGATCTACATTAATCCCGCCACCACCAACTTCGCCAGCTTCGGCCCGATCCCGACGTTCGAGGCGTTCCCGGTCCTGTGGAAGCAGGGCAAGATTCAGGCCGCCGTGATGACCAGCGGCGAGCGCCTCGGTCTCGGGCTTCTTATCGCCATTGCCGTCGGTGTGCCGATCGGCATCCTGCTCGGGCGCAGCAAGCGCTTTCGCGAACTGAGCAATTCGCCGTTCCAGTTGCTGCGCATGATCAGCCCGTTGTCGTGGGAACCGATCGCGATCATCGCGTTCGCGAGTTGGAACGGTGCGATCGTCTTCCTGATCGCCATCGCGTCAGTATGGCCGATCGTGTTCGCGACGGCGGCTGGTCTGGCCAAGGTGGATCCGGCCTGGTTCAAGGTTGCGCGCAATCTCGGCGCCAAACCCTGGCACATGGTCAAGGAGATCATCCTGCCGGCGATCTTGTTCGATATCCTGACCGGCATTCGTCTCGCCCTGGGTGTGGGCTGGATCGTGCTGGTGCCGGCGGAATTTCTCGGCGTCACGTCGGGCCTCGGCTACTCCATCGCCGACGCGCGCGAAACGCTCTCCTACAATCACCTCAGCGCGATGGTGCTGATCATCGGGGTCATGGGCTACATTCTCGACAGCACATGCGCGTTGCTGATCAAGTACGGCAGCTACCACCGCTCGGAGTGAGTTTCTCTTGCCTTCCGTAACTCGACGTTCGTTCAACCAAGGAGACCATGTCATGACACAACCGATTGCCACCGCCCCGCGCATCGCCGCGGGCTCGACCACGGTCGCGACATCGAAGCAGATCGCCGGCGCCTTCCTGCTCGGGATGGTGATGCTGTTCGGCGCGGGCTTCGTGCAGACGGCGGAGGTCCACAACGCCGCCCACGACGCGCGCCATTCCATCGGCTTCCCTTGCCACTGAGGTTCTCGCCCGCGGGCGTAGCGCGATGGTTTTTCGGCGCATTGTGATCTCCGCCCTGCTGGTGGGCGCGCTGTCGGGCTTGCTGCTGACCGCGGTCCAGCTCTGGCAGGTCGTGCCCATCATCATGAGCGCGGAGAACTTCGAAGGCGGGGGTGAATCTATCGCCGATCAATCTGCTCAGTCGCCGACCGCGCACGCCCAGGCGGGGCAGGCGGCTCCCCATGATCACGGTGAAGCCTGGGCGCCGGAGGACGGTTGGCAGCGGACCGTCTTTACGCTGCTCGCGAACGTGCTGACCGCAATCGGGCTGGCCTTGGTGTTGTTGACCGCAATCGTGACCGCGCTCAGGGTCAATGCCGCGACCAAGCTCGATTGGCGCCACGGGTTGCTCTGGGGCGCGGCCGGATACGCGGTGTTTTTCGTGGCTCCGTCGATCGGCCTTCCGCCGGAAATTCCCGGCGCGGCGGCGGCGCCGCTGGTGAAGCGGCAACTGTGGTGGCTGTTCGCCGTGGCGAGCACGGCGGCGGGATTGGCCGGCGCGGCGTTCGGTAAATCGCCATGGCGCTGGGCGGCGCTCGCATTGCTGGTCATCCCCCACCTGATCGGCGCGCCTCATCCTCCCGGCGCCATGTTCGAAGGGCACCCGCCGGAAGCGGTCGCCGAACTGACGCGGTTGGCCAAGGACTTCATCGGCGCGACCGCCATCGCCAACGGCGTGCTCTGGCTCGCGCTCGGGCTGTCGTCGATTTGGGCGGTCCGCCGCATTATTTCGCCTTCGTTGTCATCTCAAGCTTAACCAGGAGAAGAAACCATGACCGAACATGTTTCAGCCGCCACCGCGCCGCGCGTCGTCGCCGGTTCGACCACGATTTCGAAACCGATCCAACTTGCGGGCGCCTTCCTGTTCGGGATGGTTATGCTCTTCGGCGCGGGCTTCGTGCAGACGGCCGAGGTGCACAACGCCGCCCACGACGCGCGGCATGCCATCGGCTTTCCCTGCCATTAAGCGTGGTTGAGTCCTGCCGGCTCGGCCCATGAGGGGAGAATCGTGGGGGCGCTTTCCCCTCGCGCCTACGGCAGAGCTAGGAAGTTGTTATGCCCAGAAAAATCCACATTGTTTGCGTATCCGGCACGCGCGAAAAGCTGCAGATGGCGGCAATGTTCGCGTCGGTCGCGGCTGCGTGTGGCGACGAGGTGACGGTATTTTTCTCCATGAACGCGTTGCCGTATTTCGTCAAAGGACATAAAGGAGAGGCGCCGGCCGAGGGCGAATTCGGCGCCCTTGTGACGCAAAAGGGCGTTCCACCGTTTAAACAATTATTTCAGCAAGCCGTCGAGTTGGGCGACGCCAAACTGCTGCCGTGCTCGATGGCGATCGATTTGTTGAAGCTTAAGAAGGACGATCTCGACCCCGAAATGGGTCCGCCGACCGGATTGACCGGCTTTTTGACCGAATCCGAGGGCGGGCAGTTGCTTACGTTCTGACCGCAGCAGGAAAGTATGGAAAAATGAGCGAAATCAAGACCATCGACGCGCGCAACACGTTCTGTCCCGGTCCGCTCATGGAGCTGATCACCTATATGAAGCAGGCGAGCGTCGGCGATACGCTCGAATTGCTGTCGACCGACGACGGCTCGGCGACCGACGTGCCGATGTGGGTCAAGAAGTGCGGCCACGAGATGATCGGATCCGAAAAGAAGGGCGAAGTCTGGCACTTGACCGTGCGCAAGGCGAAATAATACGGCTCGGATAGGTTTGGGCGACGCTTCGAATCGCTGTTGACTTTCAGCAAAGGAGGCACCTTTGAGAATTTTAGTCGTGGGGGGAGGGACGGGCGGTACCATCGTGGCCAACAACTTGGCGCGGCGGTTGGTGGCGGGAACCAGCTCCGGCAAGGTGAAGATCACCATGCTGTCGGCGTCCGACCGGCACATGTACCAGCCGGGCCTGCTCTACGTCGCGTTCGGGCAGATGATGCCGGACGAACTGTACCGCGACCAGGCGAGCCTGCTCGAGCCCAACATCGACTTTTACGTCGATCCGGTCGAGAAATTCGACCTCGACCGCAACAGCGTGACCACCAAGAACGGCAGGACCTACGAATACGATATTCTCGTCATCGCGACCGGAAGCCGCATGATGCCGCACCTGGTCTCCGGCATGGTCGAAGGCGCCGAGTTTTTCTACACCGAGGAATCCGCGCTCAAGATGTTCAGGCGCTTGCGCGAATTCCAGGGCGGACGGGTGGCCATTACCGTTGGCGTTCCGCACAAGTGTCCGATCGCGCCGGTCGAGGTCACCTTCTCGCTGCACGACTACTTCAAGGCGCGCGGCATTCGGGACAAGGTCAAGATCAAGTACCATTATCCGATCAACCGCATCCACAGCATCGAAAACGTCGCCAAGTGGGCCACGCCCGAGTTCGACCGCATGGGCGTCGAATACGAGACGCTGTTCAACGTCAAGGAAGTCGACCCGAAAAAGAAGATCGTCCGCAGCGAGGAAGGCACCGAATACGAGTACGATCTGCTCATCGCCATCCCCGAGCATCGCGGCATGGAGGTGATCGAAAAGCACAAGTTCGGCGTCGGCGGCTGGATTCCGACCAACCGCCATCAACTCACCATGGAAGGCCGCGACAACGTCTTCGTGCTCGGCGACACCACCAACCTGCCGGTCAGCAAGACCGGCTCGGCCGCCCACTTCCAGGCCGAGGTAGTCGCCGACAACATCGCCTCGATCGTCAAGATCGGCGCCCCGGTCCGCGAATACGACGGCAAGGTCTACTGCTTCATCGAGGCCGGCCACGACCGCGCGACTTACGCCATGTTCAACTATCTCAACCCGCCCGATCTCAAGCCCGCGAACAAGTCGATGCACTGGTTCAAAATGTCCTACAACCAGATGTATTGGACCAGCGTCCGTGGCTTACTCTGAAAGCCGACGTCATGACCCCTGAAAGCAAGCCCTCCGCCGCCGCGCCGGCCGCCCGCAGCGCCGAAGACCTCGCGCGCGACATCGAGCAGTTGTCCGAATTGGCGACCCTGGTCGCGTCGGCGCGCGATGCCATGTCGGACGAGATCGTCACGCGCCTGTCCTCGGCGTTCAGCGAAGGCATCACGCTGCTCGACCGCTTGACCCGCAACCGGGGGCTGATGCGCCTGCTTCAGGTCTTGGACCGTCCCGAAAGCCAGTACCTGCTGATGAGCATGGCCGACGCCATCAGCGCCATGAGCCGAGACCTGGCCAAGACACCGCCGGCGAAGGGCGGTTTGGTCAACCTGCTGATGCTGGCGAGCCAGCCCGGCACCCAGGAAGGCCTCCGCTCGCTCTCGCTCCTCGGCCAGCATTGGAGCGCGGGCCTGCGCGAGCTACACCGACGCGGCGGCTGACACCGCCCGCGCTATTCTTCCGCGCGCGCCGCATCCTGGGATAAACGGATGCAAACCTTCTTCACCGCCGAACGGTTGGCCGATCCGGCCATCGCCCACGCCGACGAAGAGCTGCGCGCCTGCCTGCAATGCGGCTATTGCCTGGCCACCTGTCCGACCTATCAGGTGACGGGCGACGAGCTCGACAGCCCGCGCGGACGGACCAAGCTGATCAAGGAAATGCTGGAAAGCGAGCGGCCGCCGGACGATCGGACGGTCGCGCACATCGACCGCTGCCTGTCGTGCCTCGCCTGCATGTCGAGCTGTCCGTCCCGGGTGCACTACATGCATTTGGTGGACCTCGCCCGGGTCCACATCGAGGGCAATTACCGGCGTCCGCTGTTTGACCGGTTGGTGCGTTGGACACTGGCGCGCATCCTGCCCCATCCGAGGCGGTTCCGCGCGGCGATGCGAGGCGGGCGGTGGGCACGGGGGTTGGCCTTCGCCCTGCCCGCGAGGCTGCGCGCGATGGTCGAATTGGCACCCCACGTTCTGCCGCCGCCCAGCCCGAACGACCGTCCGCAGGTTTTCCCGGCCGAAGGCCCGCGCCGCCGCCGCGTGGCGCTGTTGACCGGGTGCGCGCAACAGGCCCTGAACACGGCCATCAACGACGCAGCCCTCCGCATTCTCAGGCGGCATGGCTGCGAAGTCGTGGTCGCGGCGGGCGCCGGCTGTTGCGGGGCGCTCACCTACCACATGGGCCGCTCGGGGGACGGCCGAGCGGCCGCCGTTCGGAATATCCGCGCCTGGATGGCGGAAGTGAACGGCGACGGACTGGACGCGGTCGCCGTCACCGCGGGCGGCTGCGGCACCATGGTCAAGGACTACGGTTTCATGTTCCGCAACGAGGCCATCGCCGCGGATGCGGCGAAAATTTCCGCCCTCGCCAAGGATATTTCCGAACTGTTGACGGAGATCGGGTTGGTCTACAAAACAAAGCCCGGGTTGCGCGTCGCCTATCACACCGCCTGCTCGCTGCAGCACGGGCAACATTTCCGGTTCGGGCCCAAGAAACTGCTGCGCGCCGCCGGATTTTCCGTGATCGAACCCAACGATCCGCACATGTGCTGCGGCTCCGGGGGAACCTACAACCTGCTGCAACCGGAAATGTCGCGCCGATTGCGGGAACTCAAGGTGCGGTCGCTGGAACGGGGTTCGCCCGACGCGATCGTCGCGGGCAGCATCGGATGCATGATGCAAATCGGCTCCGGCACCCGTTTGCCGGTGATCCACACCGTTGAACTGCTCGATTGGGCGACCGGCGGGCCGATTCCGCCCGCTCTCGATGGTCTCGTCAGGACGGTCGTGGCGGCGGAATAGCCGCTCACCTTTAACTTCGCCAGATCAGAACGTAGCGCGAGCGGTCGACCTTGCCCCGATTTTCGGCAATGGCGATTTCCGCGCCAAACGGTTTGACGGCGCGATTGATCGGGCTTTTCAGAATTAGGTTTCGGAATTTCGTGTAGTCGATGCCGGCGAAGGCATCGTCCTCGCCTTGCAGGAACCGGTGCAGATCGGGAAGCGCAAAACGCCATCGACCGCGCTCGAGCCGAAATTCCCGACAACGACTCAATTTGTCGAGTTGGGCCGCGTCTTTTCCGGCCACCCGTTCAAAAAACGCGAGCAGGGCCCGTTCAGCCGCCGCCGCGACCATGGCCAGCTAATTCCCTGACAAACATGAGTAATTCCCATTATTCGGGCGAGCGCCCCCGCTACTCGGCCCCGTTGGCCGGGCGGGTTTCGTCGTGGGCGTCGGATGACGACCGGGCCTCTCGAATCTTTTCCTGATAGTACGTTTCCGACAGGGGGCAGGGAACCCGGTGGGGCAAGGGCGTTTCCTCATGGCGCCGTTTCACCCAATCCAAGGCGATTTCGGAGAACGCGAGGATGGCCGGGCTTTTGTAGTGTCCCTTGCGGCGGATCAGTGTAATCTTTTTTTCGGGCATCTTCGGGGAAAGTCCGATCGCGTGCAGCCCGCATTGGGTACGGGCGATGCTGT
It includes:
- the scnC gene encoding thiocyanate hydrolase subunit gamma; protein product: MSDKHEPAPMVNEVSDFEVLEMAVRELAIEKGLFSAEDHRRWTEYVHTLGPLPAARLVAKAWLDPAYKKLAVTDGVKASLQVGVDWINSPPTGFGTPSDYCALRVLEDTPKLKHVVVCTLCSCYPRPILGQSPEWYRTPNYRRRLVRWPRQVLAEFGLQLDPDVEIRVADSNQKTRYIVLPVRPAGTEGWTEDQLTAIVTRDCLIGVAVPKPGVTANAKRPVRPAVHPVHHSH
- a CDS encoding nitrile hydratase subunit beta encodes the protein MLEAISSRGRVWEDLAEQYGVTNPDPPWKITLDATCDLLAAGSCVLPVLERRAEEDDLSATNYADIPFPERQLLALAHSLIRRGLLDEDELARRMEEVNRRLNS
- a CDS encoding ABC transporter ATP-binding protein, with amino-acid sequence MTIRGVEIKIRNLTHRYSSKAPLTFERVDIEAKRGEALVIIGRSGCGKSTLLHILAGLMRSSDGTIHLDSERVTGPSPRWVMMFQAPHLFPWMTVERNVGIGLRFGGWPKNEIRERVAKAISLVHLDEFAANNVQDLSGGQQQRVALARSLVMEPELLLLDEPFSALDAFTRAALQKDVRSIAKELGINLVMVTHDIDEAVIMADRALVMAGKPGKIVHDMTINLPDPRDRLDPAVQALRARLMQIFHDATHGPGSGKAVDNNNQSETVVGAPPPARLRR
- a CDS encoding ABC transporter substrate-binding protein → MKSLYDKHGDGINDPNLYIEYDPLFEGVLGTGINRRDLLAAGGLAALSGSLPMPSFAQEKKFNPVVKICYIPITDAAALLIAHELGLFKKEGLESEAPTLIRGWSPLVEAFAAHRYNLTHMLIPIPIWMRYNNKYPIKITAWDHTNGSAIVVSEKSGIKTPKDFGGKQFAVPFWYSIHNIVSQRIMKAAGIKPVIKPQDAKLAPDECNYVVLQPPAMPPALAAGTIDGYCVAEPFNALGELKAGGRVLRFTGDVWKGHPCCVVVMHEADAMDPDRAAWAQAVHNAVIAAQIVLAENRQEMADLMSADGKNYLPFPKEVVRRAMMFYDPAYYKNPQAIKHPEWGQGRINFQGWPFRSATELVTKDLKETVITGDARFLETLTPQHVANDLVNYNFVKKALEANPKWRNDLSVPQSGDPFTRVETFQL
- a CDS encoding ABC transporter permease; translated protein: MGEVNLGGQPAPGGAAPVTSLKPRLKDAGRRLFNWVAGLAILFALWWFGAYLIYINPATTNFASFGPIPTFEAFPVLWKQGKIQAAVMTSGERLGLGLLIAIAVGVPIGILLGRSKRFRELSNSPFQLLRMISPLSWEPIAIIAFASWNGAIVFLIAIASVWPIVFATAAGLAKVDPAWFKVARNLGAKPWHMVKEIILPAILFDILTGIRLALGVGWIVLVPAEFLGVTSGLGYSIADARETLSYNHLSAMVLIIGVMGYILDSTCALLIKYGSYHRSE
- a CDS encoding CbtB-domain containing protein — translated: MTQPIATAPRIAAGSTTVATSKQIAGAFLLGMVMLFGAGFVQTAEVHNAAHDARHSIGFPCH
- a CDS encoding CbtB-domain containing protein; the protein is MTEHVSAATAPRVVAGSTTISKPIQLAGAFLFGMVMLFGAGFVQTAEVHNAAHDARHAIGFPCH
- a CDS encoding sulfurtransferase TusA family protein, coding for MSEIKTIDARNTFCPGPLMELITYMKQASVGDTLELLSTDDGSATDVPMWVKKCGHEMIGSEKKGEVWHLTVRKAK
- a CDS encoding NAD(P)/FAD-dependent oxidoreductase, producing MRILVVGGGTGGTIVANNLARRLVAGTSSGKVKITMLSASDRHMYQPGLLYVAFGQMMPDELYRDQASLLEPNIDFYVDPVEKFDLDRNSVTTKNGRTYEYDILVIATGSRMMPHLVSGMVEGAEFFYTEESALKMFRRLREFQGGRVAITVGVPHKCPIAPVEVTFSLHDYFKARGIRDKVKIKYHYPINRIHSIENVAKWATPEFDRMGVEYETLFNVKEVDPKKKIVRSEEGTEYEYDLLIAIPEHRGMEVIEKHKFGVGGWIPTNRHQLTMEGRDNVFVLGDTTNLPVSKTGSAAHFQAEVVADNIASIVKIGAPVREYDGKVYCFIEAGHDRATYAMFNYLNPPDLKPANKSMHWFKMSYNQMYWTSVRGLL
- the glcF gene encoding glycolate oxidase subunit GlcF, with the protein product MQTFFTAERLADPAIAHADEELRACLQCGYCLATCPTYQVTGDELDSPRGRTKLIKEMLESERPPDDRTVAHIDRCLSCLACMSSCPSRVHYMHLVDLARVHIEGNYRRPLFDRLVRWTLARILPHPRRFRAAMRGGRWARGLAFALPARLRAMVELAPHVLPPPSPNDRPQVFPAEGPRRRRVALLTGCAQQALNTAINDAALRILRRHGCEVVVAAGAGCCGALTYHMGRSGDGRAAAVRNIRAWMAEVNGDGLDAVAVTAGGCGTMVKDYGFMFRNEAIAADAAKISALAKDISELLTEIGLVYKTKPGLRVAYHTACSLQHGQHFRFGPKKLLRAAGFSVIEPNDPHMCCGSGGTYNLLQPEMSRRLRELKVRSLERGSPDAIVAGSIGCMMQIGSGTRLPVIHTVELLDWATGGPIPPALDGLVRTVVAAE